The following are from one region of the Stigmatopora argus isolate UIUO_Sarg chromosome 9, RoL_Sarg_1.0, whole genome shotgun sequence genome:
- the LOC144081989 gene encoding putative threonylcarbamoyl-AMP synthase isoform X3 — MKNGGICGVPTDTVYVLVAACKRPDAVVKAYKVKKQAQDRPMSIWLSSIKQLDPVRHLLSPQLLDFMEAAWPSSISMVIPRGPWMDAFGSGDAAKHIGSPQSIAIRNPDCSVATHLIDLVGPVAVTSANPTGEADTTHHNQVYAKLGDKVDGVLCDGPSPENIASTVVDCTNIEKGQIGFFRVGLIPKAKVLQIYEEVQRRHRQGQTNPVFETNEPETEVDESSRL; from the exons ATGAAGAACGGTGGAATATGTGGGGTGCCCACTGACACCGTCTATGTGCTGGTGGCAGCTTGCAAAAGGCCTGATGCAGTGGTCAAAGCATACAA GGTGAAGAAACAGGCGCAGGACCGACCCATGTCCATCTGGTTGTCCTCCATCAAACAGCTTGACCCGGTCCGACACTTGCTGAGCCCCCAGCTACTGGACTTCATGGAAGCCGCGTGGCCATCATCCATCAGCATGGTTATACCCAGAG GCCCGTGGATGGATGCCTTTGGTTCAGGAGATGCCGCAAAACACATCGGGTCTCCCCAGAGTATCGCTATTAGGAATCCAGACTGTTCTGTGGCTACCCACCTTATTGATCTA GTGGGTCCTGTTGCTGTGACCTCAGCCAACCCCACAGGAGAAGCAGACACGACCCACCACAATCAAGTGTATGCCAAACTGGGAGACAAG GTAGATGGAGTTTTATGTGATGGACCATCACCAGAGAATATCGCATCTACTGTGGTAGACTGCACGAATATTGAAAAGGGCCAAATTGGTTTCTTCCGAGTGGGTCTTATCCCTAAAGCTAAG GTTCTTCAAATTTATGAGGAGGTTCAGAGGCGGCACAGGCAGGGACAGACCAATCCTGTTTTTGAAACCAATGAACCGGAAACAGAGGTAGATGAAAGCAGCAGACTTTAA
- the LOC144081989 gene encoding uncharacterized protein LOC144081989 isoform X1, with protein MAQLHVSVGILGISGGCLLLLVNDYGSSPLKDLIPQTALGVLLLVISAIVAYAGVCRSLSGGRLFSFLCLTVSALWCASSLLYILAGQGVLEAEDLRSSFVPGLAAFALALFVIAGVALLARKVLLCIIAISISLASAHQIAKLSSVGFGRTATAANYLLVCLLGGYFGFGHLLTTITHGRVEIPWAGVKTKPQVKTDKPRRCDDLASVGVVMNLLSASVLACPLLGVVPRLSVGHVPWLWTAGMFQVGVCVLFYRALDPLAATFYGFTAVLKFAEGYSGLLSFYSIEPLSPVPLPVVFSLLFLTLTLSSCQKSLLEAIYHLLFVAYCIAIASHPQGFFQKGSQCVQAVIFIGSTCMLLITTYNMISAKKIPTGENLFKALVIRRKGFTLRSHNNELHAPHLGYSKYANAEGLGHACGVIATFAITVGEGAAFSLLVLPWVVVAGGLLQLICGSVAFSRGKTFESTVFILYGTLWAVWGSTRYAGLYTNARGFNVAVGIIAFLMFNILVTVAALFVNMAWFVYALTFQLIIISFLMDTLDALPYGYDIGVSIIFGLVSFYCFAAHIFNSTFQSPQIPLGKPLINLSGVLGGKLSICPHLPARKATSVQRIADIMKNGGICGVPTDTVYVLVAACKRPDAVVKAYKVKKQAQDRPMSIWLSSIKQLDPVRHLLSPQLLDFMEAAWPSSISMVIPRGPWMDAFGSGDAAKHIGSPQSIAIRNPDCSVATHLIDLVGPVAVTSANPTGEADTTHHNQVYAKLGDKVDGVLCDGPSPENIASTVVDCTNIEKGQIGFFRVGLIPKAKVLQIYEEVQRRHRQGQTNPVFETNEPETEVDESSRL; from the exons ATGGCTCAGCTACATGTGTCTGTTGGTATACTGGGCATCTCTGGCG gTTGTCTCCTACTTTTGGTGAATGACTATGGCAGCTCTCCCCTAAAAGATTTGATCCCCCAAACTGCACTTGGGGTTCTGCTCCTAGTTATTTCTGCCATCGTAGCGTATGCAG gTGTATGTCGGAGCCTGTCCGGGGGGAGGTTGTTCTCCTTCCTGTGTCTGACAGTTTCGGCACTGTGGTGCGCCTCCAGTCTGCTGTACATCCTGGCAGGACAAGGAGTGCTTGAGGCCGAAGACCTCAGATCCTCATTCGTCCCTGGCTTGGCCGCATTTGCCTTGGCCCTGTTTGTCATCGCTGGCGTTGCGTTACTGGCCAGAAAAGTGCTTTTGTGCATCATTGCTATTAGCATCAGCTTAGCTTCTGCCCATCAAATCGCCAAACTATCGTCGGTAGGTTTCGGCCGGACCGCCACGGCTGCAAACTATCTTCTTGTCTGTCTCTTAGGGGGTTATTTCGGTTTTGGACATTTGTTGACCACTATTACTCATGGAAGAGTGGAAATTCCATGGGCTGGTGTTAAGACAAAACCCCAGGTCAAGACTGATAAACCGCGCAGGTGCGATGACCTCGCCTCAGTGGGCGTGGTGATGAATTTGTTGTCGGCCTCAGTATTGGCGTGTCCTCTGTTGGGTGTGGTCCCTCGACTCTCTGTAGGCCACGTCCCTTGGCTTTGGACGGCAGGTATGTTCCAGGTCGGCGTGTGCGTCCTCTTCTACCGAGCATTGGATCCACTTGCTGCTACATTTTACGGCTTCACTGCAGTGTTGAAGTTTGCAGAAGGCTACAGTGGTCTCCTGTCATTTTACTCCATCGAGCCCCTCTCTCCTGTTCCCTTGCCGGTCGTCTTTTCTCTGCTTTTCCTCACCCTGACACTGTCCAGCTGTCAAAAGAGCTTGTTGGAGGCCATCTATCATCTTTTATTCGTTGCCTATTGTATAGCAATCGCTTCTCACCCTCAAGGCTTTTTCCAGAAAGGAAGTCAGTGTGTACAGGCGGTTATATTTATTGGCTCTACTTGTATGCTTTTAATAACAACTTACAACATGATCTCTGCCAAGAAAATTCCTACAGGAGAGAACCTTTTTAAAGCCTTAGTAATCAGGAGGAAAGGCTTCACTCTCCGATCCCATAACAACGAACTCCATGCGCCCCACTTGGGGTACTCCAAGTATGCGAATGCTGAGGGTTTAGGCCATGCCTGTGGCGTGATAGCTACTTTTGCTATTACAGTTGGAGAGGGAGCTGCGTTTTCCCTGTTGGTGCTCCCTTGGGTCGTGGTAGCCGGCGGGCTCCTCCAGCTAATCTGCGGATCAGTCGCTTTCTCCCGAGGAAAAACCTTTGAGAGCACAGTTTTTATCCTCTACGGCACGTTGTGGGCGGTTTGGGGATCAACACGATACGCAGGGCTGTACACCAATGCCAGAGGTTTTAACGTGGCAGTTGGCATCATTGCGTTCCTGATGTTTAACATTTTGGTGACAGTCGCTGCTTTGTTTGTAAACATGGCCTGGTTTGTCTATGCACTCACATTCCAGCTCATTATAATCAGCTTCCTGATGGACACGCTCGATGCGCTGCCTTATGGTTATGACATAGGAGTTAGTATTATCTTTGGTCTAGtcagtttttattgttttgcagCTCATATTTTCAATAGTACCTTCCAGTCACCTCAGATCCCTCTTGGGAAACCTTTGATTAACCTGAGCGGAGTTCTGGGAGGGAAACTTTCTATATGTCCACATCTGCCAGCTCGAAAGGCAACATCTGTTCAACGAATTGCAG ACATCATGAAGAACGGTGGAATATGTGGGGTGCCCACTGACACCGTCTATGTGCTGGTGGCAGCTTGCAAAAGGCCTGATGCAGTGGTCAAAGCATACAA GGTGAAGAAACAGGCGCAGGACCGACCCATGTCCATCTGGTTGTCCTCCATCAAACAGCTTGACCCGGTCCGACACTTGCTGAGCCCCCAGCTACTGGACTTCATGGAAGCCGCGTGGCCATCATCCATCAGCATGGTTATACCCAGAG GCCCGTGGATGGATGCCTTTGGTTCAGGAGATGCCGCAAAACACATCGGGTCTCCCCAGAGTATCGCTATTAGGAATCCAGACTGTTCTGTGGCTACCCACCTTATTGATCTA GTGGGTCCTGTTGCTGTGACCTCAGCCAACCCCACAGGAGAAGCAGACACGACCCACCACAATCAAGTGTATGCCAAACTGGGAGACAAG GTAGATGGAGTTTTATGTGATGGACCATCACCAGAGAATATCGCATCTACTGTGGTAGACTGCACGAATATTGAAAAGGGCCAAATTGGTTTCTTCCGAGTGGGTCTTATCCCTAAAGCTAAG GTTCTTCAAATTTATGAGGAGGTTCAGAGGCGGCACAGGCAGGGACAGACCAATCCTGTTTTTGAAACCAATGAACCGGAAACAGAGGTAGATGAAAGCAGCAGACTTTAA
- the LOC144081992 gene encoding glutamine amidotransferase-like class 1 domain-containing protein 3, mitochondrial isoform X1 translates to MDWTSTGVKLISICNRSCTMAKRVAVILSGCGVYDGTEIHEASAVLVHLSRAGAKAQMFAPNQEQLHVIDHCEGKPSDGKRNVLQESARIARGDIADLAKLDVSAFHAVVIPGGFGVAKNLSDWGVKNKDFTINSEVEKILEDFHKAGKPMAMCCIAPILAGKILPGCELTVGHDKESDTWPYAKTADTLKEMGCKHVNKDVEQAHVDVKHKLVTAPAFMCNAPIHKIFDGIGVMIKEMLKLA, encoded by the exons atggattggacgtctactggcgTCAAACTAATTTCAATTTGCAACAGAAGCTGTACCATGGCCAAGCGAGTGGCCGTTATTCTCTCCGGTTGTGGAGTCTACGATGGCACCGAGATCCACGAGGCGTCGGCCGTTCTTGTTCATCTGAGTCGGGCTGGAGCCAAA GCACAGATGTTTGCACCAAACCAAGAGCAGTTACACGTTATTGATCATTGCGAGGGGAAGCCTTCGGACGGCAAGAGAAACGTGCTGCAGGAGAGCGCCAGAATTGCCAGGGGTGACATCGCGGATTTGGCCAAGTTAGACGTTTCAGCGTTTCATGCTGTCGTCATACCTG GTGGTTTTGGTGTAGCGAAAAACCTCAGCGATTGGGGAGTGAAAAACAAGGACTTCACCATCAATTCCGAGGTCGAGAAGATTCTCGAGGATTTCCACAAAGCTGGAAAGCCAATGGCCATGTGCTGCATCGCTCCAATTCTCGCCGGAAAAATACTGCCTGGTTGCGAGCTCACGGTGGGGCATGACAAGGAGAGTGACAC GTGGCCGTACGCAAAGACGGCCGACACTTTAAAGGAGATGGGCTGCAAACACGTGAACAAAGATGTGGAGCAAGCCCACGTTGATGTCAAACACAAACTCGTTACCGCTCCGGCTTTCATGTGCAACGCGCCCATTCACAAGATCTTTGATGGTATTGGCGTGATGATTAAGGAAATGCTGAAACTAGCTTAA
- the LOC144081992 gene encoding glutamine amidotransferase-like class 1 domain-containing protein 3, mitochondrial isoform X2 — translation MAKRVAVILSGCGVYDGTEIHEASAVLVHLSRAGAKAQMFAPNQEQLHVIDHCEGKPSDGKRNVLQESARIARGDIADLAKLDVSAFHAVVIPGGFGVAKNLSDWGVKNKDFTINSEVEKILEDFHKAGKPMAMCCIAPILAGKILPGCELTVGHDKESDTWPYAKTADTLKEMGCKHVNKDVEQAHVDVKHKLVTAPAFMCNAPIHKIFDGIGVMIKEMLKLA, via the exons ATGGCCAAGCGAGTGGCCGTTATTCTCTCCGGTTGTGGAGTCTACGATGGCACCGAGATCCACGAGGCGTCGGCCGTTCTTGTTCATCTGAGTCGGGCTGGAGCCAAA GCACAGATGTTTGCACCAAACCAAGAGCAGTTACACGTTATTGATCATTGCGAGGGGAAGCCTTCGGACGGCAAGAGAAACGTGCTGCAGGAGAGCGCCAGAATTGCCAGGGGTGACATCGCGGATTTGGCCAAGTTAGACGTTTCAGCGTTTCATGCTGTCGTCATACCTG GTGGTTTTGGTGTAGCGAAAAACCTCAGCGATTGGGGAGTGAAAAACAAGGACTTCACCATCAATTCCGAGGTCGAGAAGATTCTCGAGGATTTCCACAAAGCTGGAAAGCCAATGGCCATGTGCTGCATCGCTCCAATTCTCGCCGGAAAAATACTGCCTGGTTGCGAGCTCACGGTGGGGCATGACAAGGAGAGTGACAC GTGGCCGTACGCAAAGACGGCCGACACTTTAAAGGAGATGGGCTGCAAACACGTGAACAAAGATGTGGAGCAAGCCCACGTTGATGTCAAACACAAACTCGTTACCGCTCCGGCTTTCATGTGCAACGCGCCCATTCACAAGATCTTTGATGGTATTGGCGTGATGATTAAGGAAATGCTGAAACTAGCTTAA
- the LOC144081989 gene encoding putative alpha-ketoglutarate-dependent hypophosphite dioxygenase isoform X2, with protein sequence MTASTSELQETYEHQGYLSGLPVLTDGELRKARLAFSQLEREFGEEYAQYSLHNVHFQYPWVMALTKHPRILRTLQAILGPNIILLDSRFICKYPTTAATGTQLPYVAWHQDMRYWGIAGGPVVSVWLALDDSLKENGALQVLPGSHCSGMYPHRQAIRPGNMLTVNQEIPEELLQTGQALLCPLLAGQMSIHDGLLVHASDANTSQKRRCGFVIRYVSTRAYPTEDTNRPRQFHATMLVSGMDQFKHFSNQSQ encoded by the exons ATGACTGCATCTACAAGTGAGCTCCAGGAGACATACGAGCACCAGGGCTACCTCTCAGGCCTCCCCGTGTTGACCGACGGCGAGCTGAGGAAAGCTAGGCTTGCCTTTTCCCAACTGGAGAGAGAATTTG GTGAAGAGTACGCACAGTACAGCCTGCACAATGTTCACTTTCAGTATCCTTGGGTGATGGCTTTGACCAAACACCCTCGCATTTTGCGAACGCTCCAAGCCATCTTAGGCCCTAACATTATCCTGCTAGATTCGCGTTTCATCTGCAAATACCCAACGACAGCTGCAACAGGCACTCAGCTTCCATATGTGGCCTGGCATCAGGATATGAG GTATTGGGGTATTGCCGGTGGTCCAGTCGTCTCTGTGTGGCTGGCTCTAGATGACTCGCTGAAAGAGAACGGTGCCTTGCAGGTTCTCCCAG GTAGCCATTGTTCTGGCATGTACCCCCATCGACAAGCCATCCGGCCCGGAAACATGCTGACAGTCAACCAGGAGATTCCAGAGGAGCTTCTCCAAACTGGCCAAGCTTTGCTTTGTCCTCTCCTTGCTGGACAGATGTCT ATCCACGACGGCCTTCTCGTGCATGCCAGCGATGCCAACACATCCCAGAAGAGACGTTGTGGCTTTGTGATTCGCTACGTTTCCACCCGTGCCTATCCAACGGAG GATACTAACCGTCCTCGACAATTCCACGCGACCATGTTGGTTAGTGGAATGGATCAATTTAAACACTTCTCAAACCAAAGCCAGTAA
- the LOC144081989 gene encoding L-proline trans-4-hydroxylase-like isoform X4 has protein sequence MTASTSELQETYEHQGYLSGLPVLTDGELRKARLAFSQLEREFGEEYAQYSLHNVHFQYPWVMALTKHPRILRTLQAILGPNIILLDSRFICKYPTTAATGTQLPYVAWHQDMRYWGIAGGPVVSVWLALDDSLKENGALQVLPGSHCSGMYPHRQAIRPGNMLTVNQEIPEELLQTGQALLCPLLAGQMSNFHRSTTAFSCMPAMPTHPRRDVVAL, from the exons ATGACTGCATCTACAAGTGAGCTCCAGGAGACATACGAGCACCAGGGCTACCTCTCAGGCCTCCCCGTGTTGACCGACGGCGAGCTGAGGAAAGCTAGGCTTGCCTTTTCCCAACTGGAGAGAGAATTTG GTGAAGAGTACGCACAGTACAGCCTGCACAATGTTCACTTTCAGTATCCTTGGGTGATGGCTTTGACCAAACACCCTCGCATTTTGCGAACGCTCCAAGCCATCTTAGGCCCTAACATTATCCTGCTAGATTCGCGTTTCATCTGCAAATACCCAACGACAGCTGCAACAGGCACTCAGCTTCCATATGTGGCCTGGCATCAGGATATGAG GTATTGGGGTATTGCCGGTGGTCCAGTCGTCTCTGTGTGGCTGGCTCTAGATGACTCGCTGAAAGAGAACGGTGCCTTGCAGGTTCTCCCAG GTAGCCATTGTTCTGGCATGTACCCCCATCGACAAGCCATCCGGCCCGGAAACATGCTGACAGTCAACCAGGAGATTCCAGAGGAGCTTCTCCAAACTGGCCAAGCTTTGCTTTGTCCTCTCCTTGCTGGACAGATGTCT AATTTTCACAGATCCACGACGGCCTTCTCGTGCATGCCAGCGATGCCAACACATCCCAGAAGAGACGTTGTGGCTTTGTGA